From Phycisphaerae bacterium, a single genomic window includes:
- a CDS encoding sulfate ABC transporter ATP-binding protein encodes MSIEIRRISKTFGHFAALKSVNLHVASGELVALLGPSGSGKTTLLRIIAGLEVADTGSGTILFHGEDMAARRVAERRVGFVFQHYALFRHMTVFENVAFGLRVRPRVLRPPRSEIRDRVHDLLRLVQLDWLADRYPSQLSGGQRQRVALARALAVEPQVLLLDEPFGALDAKVRQELRRWLRRLHDEIHLTSVFVTHDQEEALEVSDRVVVMNEGRIEQIGTPEEVFHQPANEFVMNFLGNVNVFQGRAEDGRFFFGPLEVQSVDPDRAAATDTRAFIRPHELELEVEATGRPAFPATVQHINAAGGHVKIELLSDTGQHVFVELPHHRYRELDLYRGRTVFVSPRSIKVFVDDYSI; translated from the coding sequence ATGAGCATCGAAATCCGGCGGATTTCCAAGACCTTCGGCCATTTCGCCGCACTGAAGAGCGTGAATCTACACGTCGCCAGCGGTGAATTGGTGGCCCTGCTCGGCCCGTCCGGATCGGGCAAGACGACCCTACTGCGGATTATTGCCGGGTTGGAGGTGGCGGACACGGGCAGCGGGACCATCCTGTTTCATGGTGAGGACATGGCGGCCCGTCGGGTGGCCGAACGCCGCGTTGGCTTCGTGTTCCAGCATTACGCCCTGTTCAGGCACATGACCGTCTTCGAGAATGTTGCTTTTGGCCTGCGCGTTCGGCCGCGGGTTCTCCGTCCGCCACGAAGCGAGATCCGCGACCGCGTGCACGACCTGCTCAGACTCGTACAGCTTGACTGGCTGGCCGATCGGTACCCTTCCCAGCTTTCCGGTGGCCAGCGGCAGCGCGTGGCTCTGGCCCGGGCCTTGGCGGTCGAGCCTCAGGTCCTCCTGCTCGATGAGCCGTTTGGGGCCCTCGACGCCAAGGTTCGCCAGGAACTCCGCCGCTGGCTTCGACGCCTGCACGACGAGATTCACCTGACCAGCGTGTTCGTGACTCACGATCAGGAGGAGGCCCTCGAGGTCTCCGACCGTGTCGTGGTCATGAACGAGGGTCGGATCGAGCAGATCGGCACACCGGAGGAGGTTTTCCATCAGCCGGCCAACGAGTTCGTGATGAACTTCCTGGGCAATGTCAACGTGTTCCAGGGCCGTGCCGAAGACGGACGCTTCTTCTTCGGGCCGCTCGAAGTCCAGAGCGTCGATCCGGACCGGGCCGCAGCGACGGACACAAGAGCGTTCATTCGGCCGCACGAGTTAGAGCTGGAGGTCGAAGCCACGGGTCGCCCGGCGTTCCCCGCCACGGTCCAGCACATCAACGCCGCCGGGGGCCACGTCAAGATCGAGTTGCTGAGCGACACCGGGCAGCATGTCTTCGTCGAGTTGCCCCATCACCGGTACCGCGAACTCGATCTGTACAGGGGCCGGACGGTCTTCGTCAGCCCCCGCTCGATCAAGGTCTTCGTGGATGACTACTCGATCTGA
- a CDS encoding PLP-dependent transferase produces MSHANSRSADFRTLAIHHGVDKDSAFNSVTTPIYPSSTFAFERVGVTKGYDYTRSANPTRAALQENLAALEGGTAAWATCTGMSAISSVAMLFRSGDHLIAGDDIYGGTIRLLQDVLPGLGITTSFVRMGDPDEVRRAIRPNTRGMVIETPSNPLLNLVDLAAVIAAARPRGILTVVDNTFMSPYFQNPLGFGADIVVHSTTKYLNGHSDVVGGAIVVKDAVLGERIGHLVNALGTACSPFDAWLVLRGVKTLACRMEAHQANALAIARWLEQHPRVKKVYYPGLAAHPGHELACRQMRGFGGMVSFDLDLDQLTPDALFARLQYFSLAESLGGVESLVEQPWTMSHASIGEDRRRAAGFSPATIRLSVGIECVDDLIADLDRGLAAASR; encoded by the coding sequence ATGAGTCACGCGAACAGCAGATCGGCCGATTTTCGCACCTTGGCGATCCATCACGGCGTGGACAAGGATTCAGCCTTCAACTCGGTGACAACGCCGATCTATCCCAGCTCGACCTTCGCCTTCGAGCGGGTTGGCGTGACCAAGGGTTACGACTACACGCGGTCGGCGAATCCGACCCGGGCGGCCCTGCAGGAGAACCTAGCCGCTCTCGAGGGGGGGACTGCGGCCTGGGCAACGTGCACGGGCATGTCGGCCATCAGCTCAGTGGCCATGCTGTTCAGATCCGGCGACCACCTCATCGCCGGTGACGACATCTACGGTGGCACGATTCGGCTCCTCCAGGACGTCCTGCCCGGTCTCGGAATCACGACCTCTTTCGTGCGGATGGGCGATCCCGACGAGGTTCGCAGGGCCATTCGGCCAAACACCCGAGGGATGGTCATCGAGACGCCGTCGAACCCGCTGCTGAACCTGGTCGACCTGGCCGCGGTGATTGCCGCCGCCCGCCCGCGCGGGATCCTGACTGTCGTCGACAACACATTCATGAGCCCGTATTTCCAGAACCCGCTCGGCTTCGGGGCGGACATAGTCGTTCACTCGACGACGAAGTACCTCAACGGACATAGTGACGTGGTCGGGGGCGCGATCGTGGTTAAGGACGCCGTGCTTGGCGAGCGGATCGGCCACCTGGTCAACGCCCTGGGCACGGCCTGCTCGCCCTTCGACGCCTGGCTTGTGCTCCGCGGGGTCAAGACGCTGGCTTGCCGCATGGAAGCTCATCAGGCCAATGCCCTGGCCATCGCTCGCTGGCTCGAGCAGCACCCGCGTGTGAAGAAGGTCTACTACCCAGGCTTGGCGGCCCATCCCGGCCACGAGCTGGCTTGCAGGCAGATGCGTGGCTTCGGCGGCATGGTGAGCTTCGACCTGGATCTTGACCAGCTGACGCCCGACGCCCTGTTCGCCCGGCTCCAGTACTTCTCGCTGGCCGAGTCGTTGGGCGGAGTCGAGTCGCTCGTGGAGCAGCCCTGGACGATGAGCCATGCGTCGATCGGGGAGGACCGCCGGCGGGCTGCCGGTTTCAGTCCCGCGACGATCCGGCTGTCGGTCGGGATCGAGTGCGTAGATGACCTGATCGCGGATCTGGATCGCGGTCTGGCCGCCGCCTCGCGTTGA
- a CDS encoding Rrf2 family transcriptional regulator gives MKLSMKTDYALRALFTLVEHHGRNPIPIRALAERNDVPKRFLEHIMLALKEQGWVESVPGKKGGYRLARSPDKITMGQVVRFFDGLLAPIACVSSSHYERCSQEPVCRFRRVLLDARNLTARLMDKATLASVFTYSPVTAREVFSDEFAGGAGI, from the coding sequence ATGAAGCTCTCGATGAAAACGGATTATGCGTTGCGGGCCCTCTTCACCCTGGTCGAGCACCATGGACGCAACCCGATACCGATTCGGGCGCTGGCCGAGCGAAACGATGTTCCCAAGCGGTTCCTCGAGCACATCATGCTCGCCCTGAAGGAGCAAGGGTGGGTGGAGAGCGTGCCTGGCAAGAAAGGGGGCTATCGTCTGGCCAGAAGCCCGGACAAGATCACCATGGGGCAGGTGGTGCGTTTCTTCGACGGCCTGCTGGCCCCGATCGCCTGCGTGTCGTCCAGCCACTACGAGAGGTGCAGTCAGGAGCCGGTGTGCCGCTTTCGACGGGTCCTGCTCGACGCAAGGAATCTAACGGCTCGCCTGATGGACAAGGCGACTCTGGCGTCAGTATTCACCTATTCGCCGGTCACGGCTCGGGAGGTGTTCAGCGACGAGTTCGCCGGCGGAGCGGGTATCTAA
- a CDS encoding aminopeptidase — protein MKLRLRTTLCSLTILGLATISGCGCAEINYMVGAAGGELHLLSSMVPIEQGLTDTSLSEEELAKLDLVIRTRDYAEQTIGLNVGHSYHNFVNLHGGPLAWNLSASRKDAIVPYTWSLPFVGSISYLGYFNLDEAKAERDRLVDQGYDTMIYELDAYSTIGLLPDPLTSAMLGRDSVNLVDTVIHELLHNTIWCASDAVFSESLATFVGRTGALEFLTAEYGPDAAIVHDARIGYEDTDRFNTFLLALTGRLEELYNSSVGSEAKIAARATIFEDGRQRVATELLPTLNEPDRYQSYAEFPFNNAFLMVNGRYNTDLVLFERVHDRTGRDWSASLAVFRSAANSGDPFGFMHSWLGD, from the coding sequence ATGAAGTTGCGTCTACGTACGACATTGTGTTCTCTGACCATCCTGGGGCTGGCCACGATCAGCGGTTGCGGATGTGCCGAGATCAACTACATGGTCGGGGCGGCAGGCGGGGAACTCCACCTCCTCAGCTCGATGGTTCCGATTGAACAAGGCTTGACCGACACGAGTCTCAGCGAGGAGGAGTTGGCGAAATTGGATCTGGTCATCCGCACCCGGGACTACGCCGAGCAGACCATCGGGCTCAACGTCGGTCACAGCTACCACAACTTCGTCAACCTGCACGGCGGGCCGCTGGCGTGGAATCTCTCCGCGTCGCGCAAGGACGCGATCGTACCCTACACCTGGAGCCTGCCCTTCGTCGGGTCGATCAGCTACCTCGGGTACTTCAACTTAGATGAGGCCAAGGCGGAACGCGACCGACTGGTGGATCAGGGCTACGACACCATGATCTACGAGCTTGACGCCTACAGCACGATCGGTCTTCTTCCCGATCCACTGACATCAGCCATGCTCGGTCGCGACAGCGTCAACCTGGTGGACACGGTTATCCACGAACTGCTGCACAACACCATCTGGTGTGCCAGCGATGCGGTCTTTAGCGAATCGCTTGCCACATTCGTCGGACGAACCGGGGCACTGGAGTTCCTGACGGCTGAGTATGGTCCGGACGCAGCGATTGTGCACGACGCCCGGATCGGGTACGAAGACACGGACCGGTTCAACACCTTCCTGTTGGCCCTCACCGGGCGATTGGAGGAGCTGTACAACAGCAGCGTGGGCAGCGAGGCCAAGATCGCCGCCCGGGCGACGATCTTCGAGGACGGCCGGCAGCGGGTGGCGACCGAGCTGCTGCCGACGCTTAACGAGCCGGATCGTTATCAGAGCTATGCAGAGTTCCCATTCAACAATGCCTTCCTGATGGTGAATGGGCGGTACAATACCGACCTGGTGCTGTTCGAGCGGGTGCACGACCGAACCGGACGTGACTGGTCCGCGAGTCTTGCCGTCTTCCGTTCTGCGGCGAATTCGGGTGATCCGTTCGGGTTCATGCACTCCTGGTTGGGAGACTAG
- a CDS encoding heparinase II/III family protein, whose product MSQRGDIALSCRPLLVVMAAGIGASPAGLMAKEASTFYPRDLVAAARASCTASDWAAAVRKQVVDAARPWKDMSDQQAWDLVFGPTIKRSWMVFSSGFCPACRQSVPMYNWEIRALDRPWKVRCPHCRELFPKNDFWTFYRSGLDEKAVFDPGRADRRLLVNNDHPDPADPLHLFGVDDGNGYVEGDKVWRFIGAYLIYGQWKQAIVGGVQKLGAAYVLTGDRAYAHKAAILLDRVADLYPDFDFKTQAFIYDVPSYAAGYVSVWHDACEEVRELALAYDQIREGISGDDELVAFLGGLAGRHKSVNAKASVADVRQNIEDRILRDTLNHRPRIQSNQPRTEVAEVIIKTVLEWPDNKIEVNRLVDEIVKAGTAVDGVTGEKGLSGYATIGPRSLAELLGRFDRVDPAFLADLVRRQPQLQQTYRFHAETLCLDQYYPQIGDSGAFARRDDSYRGVDFVRPASLDPSGFTFMWRLYELSQDPAFVQAMYRGNGTTLDGLPHDLFAADTKRIQKGVEEVIAREGASFRLAGVNKRQWHLAILRSGQGGNRRAAWLDYDSDGRHSHRDGLNLGLFAKGLDLMPDLGYPPVQYGGWDSPRARWYTTTAAHNTVLVDGKNQGAAAGVSTLWADGRQFHAVRAAGEKLYGIQRYERTVAVVDVSDRDCYLVDVFRVAGGKEHIRFMHSQYAKLTTSGLSLSPATGLEGNTQMRGFRMDSGPRPGWSADFEIEDRNRYLPEGMEVHLRYTDLTTAASGGVAEGWVVAGLFNSNDEAWIPRLLTRRVADHAPLVSTFVGVIEPFEKSPVIAGVRRMALARAGGGSCSDSAVAIETRLTDGRSDLLVLADPCAPSAQEDASGTDAGVIEQADWRIGLQGELCMIRRDGSGAVSSVAICNARGVTIGDLSLKLVRPVDALELAVTPTQAAVVAGPTDAVEDVRLAGKSILRRQELDANVTPGT is encoded by the coding sequence ATGTCGCAGCGAGGAGACATCGCTTTGTCGTGCAGGCCGCTGCTGGTCGTCATGGCGGCGGGAATTGGTGCGAGTCCGGCTGGCCTGATGGCCAAGGAAGCCAGCACCTTCTACCCGCGGGATCTGGTCGCCGCGGCTCGGGCCAGCTGCACCGCATCGGATTGGGCGGCGGCGGTCCGCAAGCAGGTCGTGGATGCGGCCCGACCCTGGAAGGACATGTCTGATCAGCAGGCATGGGACCTCGTGTTCGGCCCCACGATCAAGCGGTCGTGGATGGTGTTCTCCAGCGGCTTCTGTCCGGCATGCAGGCAGAGCGTGCCCATGTACAACTGGGAGATCCGGGCCCTCGATCGCCCGTGGAAGGTTCGATGCCCCCATTGCAGGGAACTGTTCCCCAAGAACGATTTCTGGACGTTCTACCGCTCGGGCCTGGATGAGAAGGCGGTGTTCGATCCCGGGCGGGCAGACCGGAGACTGCTCGTCAACAACGACCACCCGGACCCCGCCGATCCGCTGCACCTCTTCGGCGTCGATGACGGCAACGGCTATGTCGAGGGCGACAAGGTCTGGCGGTTCATCGGCGCGTATCTCATCTACGGCCAGTGGAAGCAAGCGATCGTCGGCGGTGTCCAGAAGCTCGGGGCGGCGTATGTGCTGACCGGGGATCGGGCATATGCCCACAAGGCGGCAATCCTCCTCGACCGCGTCGCGGATCTCTACCCGGATTTCGACTTCAAGACCCAGGCCTTCATCTACGATGTGCCCAGCTATGCGGCCGGGTATGTGTCCGTCTGGCATGATGCCTGCGAAGAGGTCCGCGAACTCGCTCTGGCGTACGACCAGATACGCGAAGGCATAAGCGGCGACGATGAGCTGGTGGCTTTTCTAGGTGGACTGGCCGGGCGACACAAGTCAGTGAATGCCAAGGCCTCGGTCGCCGACGTGCGCCAAAACATCGAAGACCGGATTCTGCGCGACACGCTGAACCACCGGCCGAGAATACAGTCGAACCAGCCTCGCACCGAAGTGGCCGAGGTCATCATCAAGACGGTGCTCGAATGGCCGGACAACAAGATCGAGGTCAATCGGCTCGTGGACGAGATCGTCAAGGCGGGTACGGCCGTGGATGGTGTCACCGGAGAGAAGGGGCTTAGCGGCTACGCGACCATCGGACCGAGGTCGCTCGCCGAACTGCTCGGTCGCTTTGACCGCGTGGATCCCGCGTTCCTCGCCGACTTGGTCAGGCGCCAGCCGCAGTTGCAGCAGACCTACCGCTTTCACGCCGAGACGCTCTGTCTGGACCAGTATTATCCCCAGATCGGGGACAGCGGGGCTTTCGCGCGCCGAGATGACTCCTATCGGGGTGTCGACTTCGTGAGGCCTGCATCCCTTGACCCATCCGGATTCACGTTCATGTGGCGACTTTACGAACTGAGTCAAGACCCGGCCTTCGTCCAGGCGATGTACCGGGGCAACGGCACCACGCTCGACGGCTTGCCCCACGATCTCTTCGCGGCCGACACGAAGCGTATTCAAAAAGGCGTCGAGGAGGTGATCGCCAGGGAAGGTGCGTCGTTCAGGCTGGCCGGCGTCAACAAGCGGCAGTGGCACCTGGCCATTCTCCGAAGTGGCCAGGGCGGCAACCGGCGCGCCGCTTGGCTGGACTACGACTCGGACGGCCGGCACAGCCACCGCGACGGCCTGAACCTCGGCCTCTTCGCCAAGGGGCTGGATCTGATGCCGGACCTCGGTTACCCACCGGTGCAGTACGGGGGCTGGGATTCCCCTCGGGCCAGGTGGTATACGACCACCGCGGCCCACAACACCGTCCTCGTGGACGGCAAGAACCAAGGGGCGGCTGCCGGCGTGAGCACCCTGTGGGCGGATGGTCGGCAGTTCCACGCGGTCCGGGCGGCAGGCGAGAAGCTCTACGGCATCCAGCGTTACGAACGCACGGTGGCGGTGGTCGACGTTTCCGATCGGGACTGCTATCTGGTGGATGTGTTTCGCGTGGCCGGCGGCAAGGAACATATCCGGTTCATGCACAGCCAGTATGCCAAACTGACCACCAGCGGCCTGTCTTTGTCGCCGGCCACCGGCCTCGAGGGCAACACCCAGATGCGCGGCTTCCGTATGGATTCCGGCCCGCGACCTGGCTGGAGCGCTGATTTCGAGATCGAGGATCGAAACAGGTACCTTCCGGAGGGAATGGAGGTTCACCTGCGCTATACCGACTTGACCACCGCCGCGTCCGGCGGAGTGGCCGAAGGCTGGGTGGTCGCCGGCCTCTTCAATTCAAACGATGAAGCCTGGATTCCACGCCTCCTGACCCGGCGAGTCGCCGATCACGCCCCGCTGGTCTCGACCTTTGTCGGCGTGATCGAGCCCTTCGAGAAGAGCCCCGTCATTGCCGGTGTTCGCCGGATGGCACTGGCCCGGGCTGGCGGCGGATCCTGTTCCGACTCGGCGGTGGCGATCGAGACACGCTTGACCGACGGGCGATCTGACCTGCTGGTCCTCGCCGATCCATGCGCGCCCAGTGCCCAGGAAGATGCTTCGGGGACAGACGCTGGCGTCATCGAGCAAGCCGACTGGCGGATCGGCCTGCAAGGCGAGCTCTGCATGATTCGTCGAGATGGCTCAGGAGCGGTGAGTTCCGTGGCCATCTGCAACGCGCGGGGGGTGACGATTGGCGATCTGTCGCTGAAGCTGGTTCGACCGGTTGACGCTCTCGAACTCGCGGTGACGCCCACGCAGGCAGCGGTCGTGGCCGGACCGACCGACGCGGTGGAGGATGTGCGCCTCGCAGGCAAGAGTATTCTGCGCCGCCAGGAACTCGACGCAAACGTCACACCGGGCACCTGA
- the recJ gene encoding single-stranded-DNA-specific exonuclease RecJ, whose product MDKSWSIAPAWPECQNAAQRLGVSPLVAQVLFNRGIMEPDRVRAFLDPKLSHLHAPESLPGVTQAAERIARAVRERQSIVIYGDYDADGLTGTAILWHLLTLAGAQVSYYIPHRIEEGYGVNSDAIRQIRQEGAGLLITVDCGITAVEQVRLARELGLAVVITDHHAFEGTLPEAEVVVHPRAGEGYANPDLCGAGVAFKLAWAAARSLCGTDKVHSRFRDFLVDATGLVALGTIADVVPLTGENRVLARHGLTGLAKSKLTGIMALIEAARLTDQKLDSEHVGFWLAPRLNSAGRMADGELAAELLTSATPERAREIALLLERHNQERKSLERQIFDEACAMIEARHLASDARRGIVLASENWHAGVIGIVASRVVERYRRPTVIIALDGGQGQGSGRSIPHFELNHALAECREHLIAFGGHAMAAGLRITADRVESFTAAFVARANQRLTAQDLEPTLRLDAEARLSDLSEQTVQQIEQLAPFGQGNPRPKFASGALQVDGEPRIMGASGEHLSFHLTDGHRRCRAVAFSQKDRLPALLQHRRCQVAFTPRLNTFRGYTNVEMQVVDIRCPV is encoded by the coding sequence ATGGACAAGTCATGGAGCATCGCGCCCGCCTGGCCGGAGTGCCAGAATGCCGCCCAGCGACTCGGCGTATCGCCCTTGGTGGCCCAGGTTCTGTTCAACCGAGGCATCATGGAACCGGACCGCGTCAGGGCGTTTCTCGACCCGAAACTCAGCCATCTTCACGCCCCTGAATCGCTGCCCGGCGTCACTCAGGCCGCCGAGCGCATCGCTCGCGCGGTGCGTGAGCGCCAGTCGATCGTGATTTACGGCGACTACGATGCCGATGGGCTGACCGGCACGGCGATCCTCTGGCATCTGCTTACCTTGGCGGGAGCGCAAGTCTCCTACTACATCCCCCACCGCATTGAGGAAGGCTACGGGGTCAACAGCGACGCCATTCGGCAGATCCGCCAGGAGGGGGCTGGTCTCCTGATCACCGTCGACTGCGGAATCACGGCTGTCGAGCAGGTCCGGCTGGCCCGCGAGTTGGGGCTGGCCGTGGTCATTACCGATCACCACGCCTTCGAGGGAACGCTACCTGAAGCGGAGGTAGTCGTGCATCCGCGGGCCGGCGAAGGGTATGCCAATCCGGACTTGTGTGGTGCCGGGGTGGCCTTCAAGCTCGCCTGGGCGGCGGCCAGGAGCCTGTGCGGTACCGATAAGGTCCACTCCCGATTCCGCGATTTTCTCGTGGATGCCACTGGCCTGGTGGCCCTTGGCACCATCGCGGACGTCGTTCCGCTGACCGGTGAAAACCGTGTGCTGGCCCGCCACGGTCTGACCGGGCTGGCCAAATCCAAGCTGACGGGGATCATGGCATTGATCGAAGCCGCCCGGCTCACCGACCAGAAGCTCGACAGCGAGCATGTGGGCTTCTGGCTGGCGCCGCGGCTCAACTCCGCCGGGCGCATGGCCGACGGGGAGCTGGCCGCCGAACTGCTGACCAGTGCGACGCCGGAGCGAGCTCGGGAGATCGCCCTGCTTCTGGAGCGGCACAACCAGGAGCGCAAGAGCCTCGAGCGGCAGATCTTCGACGAGGCGTGTGCGATGATCGAAGCCCGCCATCTCGCGTCCGATGCTCGGCGGGGAATCGTTCTGGCTTCGGAGAATTGGCACGCCGGGGTCATCGGGATCGTGGCCTCACGGGTCGTGGAGCGCTACCGCCGGCCGACGGTCATCATCGCCCTGGACGGCGGCCAGGGCCAGGGTTCCGGCCGGAGCATTCCGCATTTCGAGCTGAACCATGCCCTGGCCGAGTGCCGTGAGCACCTGATCGCGTTCGGGGGGCACGCGATGGCCGCCGGATTGCGGATTACCGCCGATCGGGTCGAGTCCTTCACCGCGGCCTTCGTCGCCCGAGCCAATCAGCGGCTGACTGCCCAGGACCTCGAGCCCACGCTCCGGCTGGACGCCGAGGCGCGGCTGTCCGACCTGTCCGAGCAGACCGTCCAGCAGATCGAGCAGCTCGCTCCCTTCGGGCAGGGAAACCCAAGGCCGAAATTCGCGTCCGGTGCGCTGCAAGTCGACGGGGAACCACGAATCATGGGTGCGTCCGGCGAGCACCTTAGCTTTCATCTGACCGATGGCCACCGGCGATGCCGGGCGGTCGCCTTTAGCCAGAAGGACCGTCTGCCAGCTCTGCTCCAGCATCGGCGATGCCAGGTCGCTTTCACGCCCAGGCTCAACACGTTCAGGGGCTACACGAATGTCGAGATGCAGGTCGTGGACATCAGGTGCCCGGTGTGA
- a CDS encoding glycosyltransferase family 4 protein produces the protein MSHEPIGSIETLLIVDDDVVRRMGGLIRHLCVGMIDESVRVTVLGHSSDPALADRVGPARTVVLPRRYLPWHRPTAAAVLETIGGQVPDLVHCLSADLARWFANWAEDWGCPIICTLCDHEDIDRFCSMTAADRLSGFAVTPSVRNTLIEQSPELESRISVVPLGLPAEQEPRCGGASDRIATAVVTAPLSRNSGLDVVFRAMRLVLQDHADVHLFVLSTGKAEDYFRRQVEDLDLRARVTFAGEMSDWTILRTAMAAADFYIIPGTSGRFTASNLTALACGLAILAPEGGMEDYLIDAKTAVIFEPRRPKDLAQKWLTLLQDRESARRLAQGALDHARSCHQASRMVAETAAHYRRLCGIHAAPADLAAGPF, from the coding sequence ATGAGCCATGAACCGATAGGCTCCATCGAGACACTGCTGATCGTTGATGATGACGTCGTCCGCCGGATGGGCGGCCTGATCCGCCATCTGTGCGTCGGCATGATCGACGAGTCGGTGCGGGTGACGGTCCTGGGACACTCCTCCGATCCGGCCCTGGCCGATCGCGTGGGACCGGCCAGGACGGTCGTGTTGCCCCGGCGGTACCTGCCCTGGCACCGCCCGACCGCCGCGGCGGTCCTTGAGACCATCGGGGGACAGGTGCCGGACTTGGTCCACTGCCTATCGGCCGACCTGGCCCGGTGGTTCGCGAACTGGGCTGAGGATTGGGGCTGTCCGATCATCTGTACGCTCTGCGATCACGAGGACATCGACCGGTTCTGCTCCATGACCGCCGCGGATCGGTTGTCAGGTTTTGCGGTTACCCCAAGCGTCCGCAACACCCTGATCGAGCAATCTCCTGAGCTCGAGAGCCGCATCTCCGTCGTGCCCTTGGGCCTGCCTGCGGAGCAGGAGCCGCGCTGCGGAGGGGCGTCTGATCGCATTGCGACCGCGGTGGTAACCGCCCCGCTAAGCCGCAACTCCGGGCTGGATGTGGTCTTCAGGGCGATGAGGCTCGTGCTTCAGGACCATGCGGATGTGCACCTTTTCGTCCTGTCGACGGGCAAGGCCGAAGACTACTTCCGCCGACAAGTCGAAGACCTGGACCTTCGTGCACGGGTGACTTTTGCAGGCGAAATGAGCGACTGGACGATACTGAGGACGGCCATGGCTGCCGCGGACTTCTACATCATTCCGGGAACATCCGGGCGGTTCACGGCCAGCAACCTGACCGCCCTGGCCTGTGGTCTGGCGATCCTGGCACCCGAGGGCGGCATGGAAGACTACCTCATTGACGCCAAGACGGCCGTGATCTTCGAGCCCCGGCGCCCCAAGGACCTGGCTCAGAAGTGGCTGACCCTGCTGCAGGACCGCGAGTCGGCTAGGCGGCTCGCCCAGGGGGCTCTCGATCACGCTCGTTCCTGCCACCAGGCCAGCCGCATGGTGGCGGAGACCGCCGCCCACTACCGCCGGTTGTGCGGCATCCACGCCGCTCCTGCGGACTTGGCCGCCGGACCGTTCTGA